A window from Phaeocystidibacter marisrubri encodes these proteins:
- a CDS encoding GSCFA domain-containing protein encodes MKFRTEIPPLKSERPIDHDDLILSLGSCFAEHMVEKLNAFKFNVIHNPFGTTYNPLSLADQLNAIRTARTYDVVDLEKANSQWFSFDHHGSYSDSTAALTLQKIDADLSEASSSTGDYTWTILSLGTAWAWFVENKVVNNCHQLPESHFDFRMLEIDEMFEALQNAMEKWNEQNPENVFILTVSPVRHLRSGMVDNNRSKARLIELAHLLTEHVSNSLYYPSYEMVMDDLRDYRFYDASLTHPSSEAIEYIWEHFSNTFFTSHTMEMMKAYEGFRKALWHKPRQTSGAAFEGHLQSLDKKFMAWMQRWPEADWTPEKLRWNELLKLR; translated from the coding sequence GTGAAATTTCGCACGGAAATACCCCCGCTAAAATCGGAGCGTCCCATTGACCACGACGATTTGATCCTATCCCTAGGCTCTTGCTTTGCAGAGCATATGGTTGAAAAGCTCAATGCCTTTAAATTCAACGTGATCCACAACCCATTTGGAACCACGTACAACCCACTCAGTTTAGCCGATCAGCTCAATGCCATTCGAACTGCTAGAACGTATGATGTAGTAGATTTAGAAAAGGCAAACTCACAGTGGTTTAGCTTTGATCATCACGGATCGTATTCGGATTCTACCGCCGCACTTACGCTTCAAAAAATAGATGCTGATCTCTCCGAGGCTTCTTCAAGTACAGGAGATTATACATGGACGATTTTGAGTCTAGGAACCGCATGGGCTTGGTTTGTAGAAAACAAGGTGGTGAATAACTGCCATCAACTTCCCGAATCTCATTTTGATTTCAGAATGTTAGAAATCGATGAGATGTTTGAAGCACTTCAAAACGCAATGGAGAAGTGGAACGAGCAGAATCCCGAGAATGTTTTCATACTAACGGTGAGTCCGGTTCGTCACCTTCGCAGCGGAATGGTAGACAATAATAGAAGCAAGGCTCGCTTGATTGAATTGGCACATCTCCTAACGGAACACGTATCCAATTCACTCTATTATCCCTCTTACGAGATGGTGATGGACGATTTGCGAGATTATCGATTCTATGATGCTTCCCTCACACATCCTTCCTCTGAAGCCATCGAATACATCTGGGAGCATTTTTCCAACACTTTCTTTACTTCCCACACTATGGAGATGATGAAAGCGTATGAAGGCTTTAGAAAAGCTTTATGGCACAAACCTCGTCAGACTTCCGGCGCTGCCTTTGAAGGACATCTTCAATCTTTGGACAAGAAATTTATGGCTTGGATGCAACGATGGCCAGAAGCGGATTGGACACCAGAAAAATTGCGCTGGAATGAATTGCTAAAGCTCCGCTGA
- a CDS encoding NAD-dependent epimerase/dehydratase family protein, with the protein MSDKKLTIAVTGASGYIASWVVKKLLQHGYTVHATVRNVEDSEKHVYLYRLQVAHPGQLMLFEADLLVGGFVEAFEHCDTVIHMASPFLISGIKDPQKQLIDPALEGTRNVLSAVNNTPTVTQVVLTSSVVALYNDAVDISEATNKEFDDTCWNTTASKEYSPYNYSKTIAEKEAWKMNKAQSRWTLTTIHPGFVMGPSLNGRSDGASTQFMIQMLRGDFRIGAPEFYFGIVDVRDVAEAHIHAVEREHTPGRYIAVNEVLSMLQISEITQRVTESIDYPLPSNKLSAWMLYLFGPLRGISWKFITRNYGKPFAFDTSKAKSELGVWFRSTDETFRDMVLQLERDNLIR; encoded by the coding sequence ATGAGTGATAAGAAGCTTACTATAGCGGTTACAGGAGCGTCGGGATACATTGCGTCTTGGGTGGTGAAGAAGTTACTTCAACACGGATATACGGTCCACGCCACAGTGAGAAATGTAGAAGATTCAGAGAAACACGTGTATCTGTATCGCTTACAAGTAGCACATCCCGGTCAGTTAATGTTATTTGAAGCTGATTTATTAGTCGGTGGATTTGTTGAAGCCTTTGAGCACTGTGATACCGTAATTCACATGGCTTCCCCCTTTCTTATTTCGGGAATAAAAGATCCACAAAAACAATTGATTGACCCTGCTCTAGAAGGTACGCGAAACGTCTTGTCGGCCGTTAACAATACGCCTACAGTGACTCAGGTGGTATTGACAAGTAGTGTGGTTGCATTGTACAACGATGCCGTTGATATTTCGGAAGCAACCAACAAAGAATTCGACGATACGTGCTGGAATACAACCGCTTCAAAAGAGTACAGTCCGTATAATTATTCAAAAACCATCGCTGAAAAAGAAGCTTGGAAAATGAATAAGGCTCAATCGCGATGGACTCTTACGACAATTCATCCTGGATTTGTAATGGGACCCAGTTTAAATGGACGAAGTGATGGTGCCAGTACACAATTTATGATTCAGATGTTGCGCGGTGATTTTAGAATAGGCGCACCTGAATTTTACTTTGGAATTGTAGATGTTCGAGATGTAGCAGAAGCGCACATTCACGCCGTAGAAAGAGAGCATACACCTGGAAGATACATAGCGGTGAATGAAGTACTTTCCATGTTGCAAATCAGTGAGATTACACAGCGAGTCACTGAAAGTATAGACTACCCTCTCCCCTCGAACAAGTTATCCGCTTGGATGCTTTATCTATTTGGGCCGCTTCGCGGCATATCGTGGAAATTCATTACTCGCAACTACGGAAAACCCTTTGCATTTGATACTTCTAAGGCCAAAAGTGAATTGGGAGTTTGGTTCCGATCTACAGATGAAACGTTTCGCGATATGGTGCTTCAATTGGAGCGTGATAATCTGATCCGATAA
- a CDS encoding NUDIX domain-containing protein → MADDKNTLDWKRKSREVQYDNPWITVYHDEVINPNGGDGIYGVVHFKNYAIGILPIDENGYTWLVGQKRYPLDKYTWEIPEGGGLRHIDPLESAKRELREEVGLEAREWKEILRSDISNSATDEQCILYTARDLKKVEIDPDETEVLTLLHLPLAEAIAKVDSGEITDSLSVMALLWMDRYMLRNNE, encoded by the coding sequence ATGGCCGACGATAAGAATACATTGGACTGGAAGCGCAAATCTCGAGAAGTTCAATATGACAATCCATGGATTACCGTCTATCACGATGAAGTGATAAATCCCAATGGTGGAGACGGAATTTATGGTGTAGTTCATTTTAAGAATTACGCTATTGGAATCTTACCCATTGATGAGAATGGCTATACTTGGCTGGTAGGACAAAAGCGCTATCCACTGGATAAATACACGTGGGAAATTCCAGAAGGTGGTGGATTGCGACATATAGATCCGCTTGAATCTGCCAAGCGAGAATTGCGTGAAGAAGTGGGATTAGAAGCCCGTGAGTGGAAGGAAATTCTCCGTTCAGACATCAGCAATAGTGCTACAGATGAGCAGTGCATTTTATATACCGCAAGGGATTTGAAGAAGGTTGAAATAGACCCAGACGAAACGGAAGTGCTTACCCTACTCCACTTACCACTTGCCGAAGCCATTGCCAAAGTTGATTCCGGAGAAATTACCGATAGTTTGAGTGTTATGGCTCTACTTTGGATGGATCGTTATATGTTGCGAAATAATGAGTGA
- a CDS encoding toxin-antitoxin system YwqK family antitoxin yields the protein MLSGPWKFYDEDGQIQSVIRYVAGMKEGTREYWAPDSVLKREVSYVADEINGTSTYYYPNRDIKKLIPFVNNREEGTGYEFDTTGTVTTILTYRSGVLTKEQEINRYDRFGLKKGTWVEFFNDMNVRIEGTYKDDLKHGFWKYYKRNGDLIRIEKWVMGVLQEDEDNTTSKIDLVRTVDLNTGKITAIGGYQNGQKNGVHRQFDEDGNIISAELWQNDILLAEGLYDNQGRKQGIWKYYWPDGTLKATGKYINDSKDGEWKYFFEDGTLEQVGKYMFDQLDGVWRWYFKDGELRLEQNFFEGLADGDVVEYNDSNEVIVQGQYLDGLKTGIWKYSSHGVLETGEYVQGEREGRWTITWLDSGQLREEGDYSNGKKEGLHVTYYNNGQIARRGQYSNGLKEGVWEQFATNGARIVTITYSAGEEIKYNRTELDNGRR from the coding sequence ATGTTGAGCGGACCATGGAAGTTCTATGATGAAGACGGTCAAATTCAGTCGGTTATTCGATATGTGGCCGGAATGAAAGAGGGAACAAGAGAGTACTGGGCACCTGATTCTGTGCTGAAACGAGAAGTTTCCTATGTGGCAGATGAGATCAATGGAACCTCCACATATTACTATCCCAACCGAGATATTAAGAAGCTCATTCCCTTTGTTAACAACCGAGAAGAAGGCACCGGATATGAATTTGATACTACCGGCACCGTTACCACCATTCTCACATATCGCTCAGGAGTATTAACCAAGGAGCAAGAAATTAACAGGTACGATCGCTTCGGTCTGAAAAAAGGGACTTGGGTTGAGTTTTTCAACGATATGAATGTGCGCATTGAAGGTACGTACAAAGACGATTTAAAACACGGTTTCTGGAAATATTACAAGCGAAATGGTGATTTGATTCGCATTGAAAAATGGGTGATGGGAGTCTTGCAAGAAGATGAAGACAACACCACTTCCAAGATTGATTTGGTTAGAACGGTAGATCTGAACACAGGAAAGATTACTGCGATTGGAGGCTATCAAAACGGTCAAAAAAATGGTGTTCACAGACAGTTTGACGAAGATGGAAATATCATCTCAGCTGAACTCTGGCAGAACGATATTCTCTTAGCCGAGGGTTTGTACGACAATCAGGGAAGAAAGCAGGGAATTTGGAAATATTATTGGCCAGACGGAACGCTAAAAGCCACTGGAAAATACATCAACGATAGCAAGGATGGTGAGTGGAAATACTTCTTTGAAGATGGCACATTAGAACAAGTTGGAAAGTATATGTTCGATCAACTTGATGGTGTGTGGAGATGGTATTTCAAAGATGGTGAGTTGCGATTGGAACAAAACTTCTTTGAAGGATTAGCAGATGGTGATGTTGTTGAATACAACGATTCCAATGAAGTCATTGTACAAGGTCAGTATCTCGATGGATTGAAGACGGGCATTTGGAAATACTCAAGTCATGGCGTGCTGGAAACCGGCGAATATGTGCAAGGAGAACGCGAAGGTAGATGGACCATCACTTGGTTAGATTCTGGACAATTACGAGAAGAAGGAGATTACAGCAACGGTAAGAAAGAAGGTCTTCATGTCACCTATTACAACAATGGACAAATTGCGCGAAGAGGTCAGTATTCCAATGGACTAAAAGAAGGCGTTTGGGAACAATTTGCCACGAATGGTGCGCGCATCGTTACCATCACCTATTCAGCTGGAGAAGAAATCAAATACAATCGCACGGAACTCGACAATGGCCGACGATAA
- the rpiB gene encoding ribose 5-phosphate isomerase B, whose product MNISIGADHAGIEYKAAITKELESKGHTVTDHGAYSEESVDYPDFGHPVANDVENGKADLGIVICGSGNGINMTVNKHAGIRSALCWNTELAALARQHNNANVLALPARFIDLDLALACVNTFITEEFEGGRHERRVNKIPC is encoded by the coding sequence ATGAACATTTCAATTGGAGCAGATCACGCTGGCATCGAATACAAGGCTGCCATCACGAAAGAACTTGAATCTAAGGGACATACCGTTACCGATCACGGTGCGTATTCTGAAGAAAGTGTGGATTATCCAGACTTTGGACATCCCGTTGCTAACGATGTTGAAAACGGTAAAGCAGACTTGGGTATCGTAATCTGTGGAAGTGGAAATGGTATTAACATGACCGTTAATAAGCACGCTGGAATTCGCTCTGCACTTTGTTGGAATACTGAATTAGCAGCTCTAGCTCGCCAGCACAACAATGCAAATGTTCTTGCGCTTCCCGCTCGCTTTATTGATCTAGATCTGGCTCTTGCATGTGTGAATACCTTCATTACAGAAGAGTTTGAAGGAGGTAGACACGAGAGAAGAGTAAATAAGATTCCTTGTTAA
- a CDS encoding response regulator transcription factor has product MRPGIILLDDHPLILRSMKAIVEMDGSFDILAVCSSSEELFTTLEEVTPDIIVLDISLPDVDGFDIFARLRTFHPQVKTIIYTMHRVRRYMDHFHQNGANGYVLKSGELGELVDALKQVYNGERYFPESVTGIKHVDDDYEDNQIQLTETEKLTLRALNINRSNKEIAETLDVSINEVIDIRKSLLFKSNAVNTRELLEYAKRKKWI; this is encoded by the coding sequence ATGAGACCTGGAATTATATTGTTAGATGATCATCCGCTAATATTGCGGAGTATGAAAGCTATTGTGGAGATGGACGGTAGCTTTGATATTTTGGCTGTATGCTCTTCTTCAGAAGAATTATTTACCACTTTAGAAGAGGTTACTCCTGATATCATCGTACTGGATATCAGTCTACCAGACGTAGATGGTTTTGACATTTTTGCTAGGCTGAGAACCTTCCATCCCCAGGTTAAAACGATCATCTACACCATGCACCGAGTGAGAAGATACATGGATCACTTCCATCAAAATGGAGCGAATGGTTATGTACTGAAATCGGGTGAGTTAGGCGAATTGGTTGATGCACTTAAGCAGGTATACAACGGAGAGCGATACTTCCCAGAATCGGTTACCGGAATCAAACACGTTGATGACGATTATGAGGACAATCAAATTCAATTGACCGAGACCGAGAAATTAACTCTTCGTGCTCTAAACATCAACCGCAGCAACAAGGAGATTGCTGAAACGTTAGATGTGTCTATTAACGAAGTAATTGATATTCGAAAGTCACTACTATTCAAATCAAATGCGGTGAACACACGTGAACTCCTCGAATACGCTAAACGCAAGAAATGGATTTGA
- a CDS encoding ATP-binding protein → MESILHRLAHACLYLFLLILPYSSEGQNEQNEYVKHLRVLDSLIEQRQFDKAIQYTNTQQPSSEIIQNLFVHQRNRALLKNRQSPKSVEIECLEAHHVLHSRTDSISVYLDARILELLGHYYYQQSELFTALSYLDSASIRFKEINDYLSTIYNLNMIGTIYDLNGEKAKSVRYYHRALSEFEEHPIDSSYYFEIIIDLGNLYYHLSQYDKADELYRTVYENPALFEYPKIVADVYTNLGNVSQERGLFPESEYFYQQAFKYFTQLNDSTKMAMVLHNIGALKEETDTAEALDYYKRSLLIKQRFGDHAGMANTKYAIARLYFLNDQNSRSKELAFEAIDNTELGYDSETVSLLYELLGSIYAKEKNWQQAFLYTQKYRSLSDSIRLLDEQATIHKIEQLYHIEEQKKIINNLEKSDSQKQAQLKKSKVINYALGGATVLLIIVLVLLMSNFQQMQRTKNTLYTKNLEITAAEALMKGQEEERQRLAHELHDKVGNHITVLKNHVVTHRNGDETLLKIVQDMSAEVRNISQDLMPPVLERFGLADALEELCTRYRDQTEATIDLNIDQSEAIPMDRDEQINLYRLIQELIQVSLYHYKANYLLIEMLWNESGVWVNIEDNGVKKQRYNDGDRVLHPWKPIEHRVQFLKGDFIRSSHNQGNEYRIYIPNQKQ, encoded by the coding sequence GTGGAGTCCATCCTGCACCGTTTAGCACATGCTTGTTTATATCTGTTTCTGCTGATTCTTCCTTATTCATCGGAAGGTCAAAATGAACAAAATGAATATGTTAAACACTTGCGTGTACTGGATAGTTTAATTGAACAACGCCAATTCGACAAGGCGATTCAATACACCAATACCCAACAACCCAGCAGTGAAATCATTCAAAATCTCTTCGTTCATCAAAGAAACAGAGCGCTTTTAAAAAACAGACAATCTCCAAAAAGCGTAGAAATTGAATGCTTAGAAGCGCATCATGTCCTCCATTCCAGAACGGATAGTATATCAGTTTATTTAGATGCTCGCATACTGGAACTCTTGGGCCACTATTACTACCAACAATCGGAACTCTTTACTGCACTTTCCTATCTCGATTCAGCCAGCATTCGATTCAAAGAAATCAATGACTATCTCTCTACGATCTACAATCTAAACATGATTGGAACGATCTACGACCTCAATGGAGAGAAGGCTAAATCTGTTCGCTATTACCACCGAGCACTTTCTGAATTTGAAGAACATCCCATCGATTCATCCTACTATTTCGAGATTATTATCGATTTGGGGAATCTGTACTATCACTTAAGCCAGTACGACAAAGCAGATGAGCTTTACCGAACGGTGTACGAGAATCCAGCCCTCTTCGAGTATCCCAAAATTGTAGCCGACGTTTATACGAATCTTGGAAATGTTTCACAGGAACGCGGACTATTTCCAGAATCAGAATACTTCTATCAACAAGCATTCAAGTATTTTACTCAGCTGAACGACAGTACTAAAATGGCCATGGTACTGCATAATATTGGTGCATTAAAAGAAGAAACCGATACCGCAGAGGCATTAGATTATTATAAGAGATCACTCCTTATTAAACAGAGGTTTGGAGACCATGCAGGAATGGCGAATACGAAGTACGCCATAGCGCGATTATATTTCCTCAATGATCAAAATAGCAGATCCAAAGAATTGGCTTTTGAAGCCATCGATAACACAGAATTAGGTTACGATAGTGAAACCGTTTCCCTCCTCTATGAACTTCTCGGATCCATTTACGCCAAAGAGAAAAATTGGCAGCAAGCCTTCTTGTATACGCAGAAATATCGATCACTTTCTGATAGTATTCGACTTCTAGACGAACAAGCCACCATTCATAAAATTGAACAGCTCTATCATATTGAAGAGCAGAAGAAAATCATCAACAACCTCGAAAAATCTGATTCTCAAAAACAGGCGCAATTGAAAAAGAGTAAAGTGATTAATTATGCGCTTGGAGGTGCCACTGTACTTCTGATTATTGTGTTAGTCCTCTTGATGTCGAACTTCCAACAGATGCAACGCACCAAGAATACGCTGTATACCAAGAATTTGGAAATAACAGCTGCTGAAGCTTTGATGAAAGGTCAAGAAGAAGAACGACAACGGTTGGCTCATGAACTTCACGACAAAGTGGGAAACCATATTACCGTCCTAAAAAATCATGTGGTTACCCATCGCAACGGAGATGAAACTCTTCTAAAAATTGTGCAAGACATGTCGGCAGAGGTTCGCAACATTTCACAAGATCTTATGCCTCCTGTACTGGAAAGATTTGGTCTGGCCGATGCCTTGGAGGAACTCTGCACCCGTTATAGAGATCAAACGGAAGCGACCATTGATTTAAACATTGATCAAAGCGAAGCAATTCCCATGGATAGGGATGAACAAATCAATCTCTATCGACTTATCCAAGAACTTATACAAGTGTCGTTATATCATTACAAAGCGAATTATCTATTGATTGAAATGCTTTGGAATGAAAGTGGTGTATGGGTAAATATTGAAGATAACGGTGTAAAGAAACAACGATATAATGATGGCGACAGAGTATTACATCCTTGGAAACCCATTGAACATAGAGTTCAATTTTTGAAAGGCGATTTCATACGATCTAGTCACAATCAAGGAAATGAATACCGCATCTATATCCCCAATCAAAAGCAATGA
- a CDS encoding DUF4175 family protein has translation MNSSSSIRFQIDQYRRKFHRLELYRGVISSVALGLFSLFIFGLLEYFLYLPSSIKTVLVSVWLLINAIFIGIWIIRPTLSLLTGWKAISDRDVALRMGSGNPTVEDKIVNFLELESNSSIDQSYLSAIIEQRTKSLSQQNLLATLTPKRLIKAAWIAGIPTFIVFVIGLFDSDLITQGSFRFLDYNTAYVPMAPFQFESEMSWEVEYGEPLTLKLYLNGNRIPDRAFVYLNGERIAMTTVSPGEFEWTIDRNVENSSVVFEALEFKSEKGIINVLKVPSLLNFKLRVLPPSYTGIAPFEIEASGDAVVPVGSDVLWTMQWRDADSISLLDSKGGVLEDVSVHTSSSSASIRLLSPLKYRVAADNVNGTQYISGLYDLSIIPDLPPSVEVEYRVDSITRRVYVRGYSSDDYGVTSTRIVLEGDSSYVIPVGSQNTWTSSFQAESRFHSFSVEVYDNDGVHGNKRTKVGPFELVLPSQLDRREELDKQDHERVEELKEFRREQSEMRELQEEMNRQLIDGNSNWQQNQMKQRMLRQQEQLMENWDRMMNQFRRENEQRMMNDPSNPENTEKREELQRLMDEMDKDKLEELMKEMEERSERMNQDNLRDWMRRVQNENDRMELDAKRLEELMKRLAFEQDLDRAMEELNEMQERQQDLANRTDDTREEQDELNEQFEDWKNNLDSLQKQNSELEHPNDFDSPKEEAEKTEESMQKSSDELNQNQSDKANEKQQQSSDQMQDMMQQMSSTVMQMQMQQHVENLAVLRRILTNLIHLSDDQEQLGSEILSNSSSDAVVVAWMKRQQDLRKGYQVVDDSLSALIGRIPQIEAPVTKWMVEVKSNMTQSNDDLSERDLPSGSSNMRESMIALNELSLMLDGTMDQIQQQMSGMMKGDQSCQKPGGGKPSMSNMRKMQQQLNQQMQQMGMQQGNQPQRDGQNGQSGEGGENGMGEGMSEELVEMMMRQAEIRQMLNEAGSTGNNGNKALEELLEENERDLARQNFDAEFFERQKEIDVKMLELEEAERLQEQDEERKSNAGDRYQELLRMREEEFLRDQKQMNEQLRYQAPPLTPYYRQRSGSYLRGQ, from the coding sequence ATGAACAGTAGCAGCTCAATTAGATTTCAAATTGATCAGTACCGTAGAAAGTTTCACCGATTGGAATTGTATCGTGGAGTAATATCTTCGGTTGCACTGGGGTTGTTCTCCCTTTTCATCTTCGGTCTTCTAGAGTATTTCCTCTATTTACCATCATCAATTAAAACTGTGTTGGTAAGTGTATGGTTATTAATTAACGCCATTTTTATTGGAATTTGGATTATCAGACCTACTCTGTCATTGTTGACGGGATGGAAAGCAATCAGCGATAGGGATGTGGCACTTCGTATGGGTTCTGGTAATCCTACCGTTGAGGATAAGATTGTGAATTTTCTTGAGCTGGAATCGAATAGTTCTATAGATCAATCTTATTTATCGGCCATAATTGAGCAACGCACGAAATCACTTTCTCAGCAAAACTTGCTTGCCACCTTAACCCCGAAACGATTAATCAAAGCTGCATGGATAGCGGGTATACCTACGTTTATCGTTTTTGTAATAGGCCTATTTGATTCTGATCTCATCACGCAGGGGAGTTTTCGATTTCTAGATTATAACACGGCGTACGTTCCTATGGCTCCTTTTCAATTTGAATCTGAGATGAGTTGGGAAGTGGAGTACGGTGAACCCTTGACCCTAAAATTATATTTAAACGGGAATCGAATTCCAGACCGTGCATTTGTTTACCTAAATGGTGAACGCATTGCTATGACCACGGTTTCTCCGGGAGAATTTGAATGGACGATTGATAGAAATGTCGAGAATTCTTCAGTGGTTTTTGAAGCGCTTGAGTTTAAAAGTGAAAAAGGGATCATCAATGTACTTAAAGTTCCATCTCTCTTGAACTTCAAATTGCGTGTTCTTCCTCCTTCTTACACAGGTATTGCTCCTTTTGAGATCGAAGCGTCAGGTGACGCTGTGGTTCCTGTCGGTTCTGATGTTCTTTGGACGATGCAGTGGAGGGATGCAGATTCCATTTCCTTATTGGATTCTAAAGGCGGGGTACTTGAAGACGTCAGTGTTCATACCAGTTCGAGTTCTGCTTCTATTCGTTTATTAAGCCCGTTAAAGTACAGAGTGGCTGCAGATAACGTGAATGGTACACAGTATATCAGTGGCTTATACGATTTGTCTATTATTCCTGATTTACCACCATCTGTTGAAGTGGAGTACCGTGTGGATAGTATCACGAGGAGAGTATACGTTCGCGGTTATTCTTCGGATGATTATGGCGTAACAAGTACGCGCATTGTTCTGGAAGGAGATTCATCTTATGTCATTCCAGTGGGTAGTCAGAACACTTGGACTTCTTCTTTTCAAGCAGAATCTCGTTTTCATTCTTTTTCCGTTGAGGTTTATGATAATGACGGTGTACATGGAAATAAGCGCACTAAAGTAGGTCCATTCGAATTAGTGCTTCCTAGTCAACTTGACAGAAGGGAAGAACTCGATAAACAAGATCATGAACGAGTTGAAGAGCTGAAAGAATTCAGACGCGAACAAAGCGAAATGCGCGAGTTACAGGAAGAAATGAATCGTCAATTGATTGATGGTAATTCTAACTGGCAACAGAATCAAATGAAACAACGAATGCTTCGTCAGCAAGAACAGTTGATGGAGAATTGGGATCGCATGATGAATCAGTTCCGTCGTGAAAATGAGCAACGGATGATGAATGATCCATCCAATCCTGAGAATACAGAGAAGCGAGAAGAGCTGCAGCGATTGATGGATGAAATGGACAAGGATAAGTTGGAAGAACTTATGAAAGAAATGGAAGAGCGTTCTGAACGTATGAATCAGGATAATCTTCGCGATTGGATGCGCAGAGTTCAGAACGAGAACGATAGAATGGAGCTTGATGCAAAACGATTGGAAGAGTTGATGAAGCGACTAGCATTTGAGCAGGATCTGGACAGGGCCATGGAGGAGCTAAATGAAATGCAAGAGCGTCAACAAGATTTAGCTAACCGGACCGATGATACCCGTGAGGAACAAGATGAATTGAACGAGCAGTTTGAAGATTGGAAGAACAATCTAGATTCATTGCAGAAGCAAAACTCGGAATTGGAGCATCCCAACGATTTTGATAGTCCCAAAGAAGAGGCAGAGAAGACAGAAGAAAGCATGCAAAAAAGTTCTGATGAATTGAATCAGAATCAGTCTGACAAGGCAAATGAGAAACAGCAACAGAGTAGTGATCAAATGCAGGACATGATGCAACAAATGAGTAGCACGGTTATGCAAATGCAGATGCAACAACACGTAGAGAATTTGGCTGTTCTTCGGAGGATTTTGACCAATTTGATTCATCTGAGCGATGACCAAGAGCAATTAGGGTCAGAGATACTTTCCAATTCTTCTTCAGATGCTGTGGTAGTTGCATGGATGAAACGTCAACAGGATTTAAGGAAGGGTTATCAAGTCGTAGATGATAGTTTATCGGCATTAATTGGAAGAATTCCTCAGATAGAAGCTCCCGTAACAAAATGGATGGTTGAGGTTAAATCAAACATGACGCAATCCAATGATGATTTAAGTGAGCGTGACTTACCAAGCGGCTCTAGTAACATGCGTGAAAGTATGATTGCTTTGAATGAACTGAGTTTGATGTTGGATGGTACCATGGATCAGATTCAACAGCAAATGAGTGGTATGATGAAGGGTGATCAATCCTGTCAGAAGCCGGGTGGTGGTAAACCATCGATGAGTAATATGCGCAAGATGCAGCAGCAGTTGAATCAACAGATGCAGCAGATGGGTATGCAGCAAGGCAACCAACCACAGAGAGATGGTCAGAATGGTCAATCTGGTGAAGGTGGAGAGAATGGTATGGGTGAAGGAATGTCTGAGGAGTTGGTAGAAATGATGATGCGTCAAGCCGAAATTAGGCAGATGTTGAATGAAGCAGGTTCCACGGGGAACAATGGTAATAAAGCACTGGAGGAATTACTAGAAGAGAACGAGCGTGACTTGGCTCGTCAGAATTTTGACGCTGAGTTTTTTGAGCGTCAAAAGGAGATAGATGTGAAGATGTTGGAGTTAGAGGAGGCAGAACGTTTGCAAGAACAAGATGAAGAGCGAAAGAGTAATGCTGGTGATCGTTACCAAGAACTGTTGCGAATGCGGGAGGAAGAATTCTTGCGTGATCAGAAGCAGATGAATGAACAATTGCGTTATCAAGCTCCTCCTTTAACACCCTATTATCGTCAGCGCTCAGGTTCGTACCTTCGCGGCCAATGA
- the ybeY gene encoding rRNA maturation RNase YbeY: protein MSKVRFYNTPSSWEIDVSEVDRWLSTVALMEGLRLVEISYRFLSDDEMRLENVRLLEHDYYTDVITYGEVRGTRIYGDVIVSYERITDNANRLNNSLLDERDRVFVHALLHLCGYDDQSEVDRLKMRKLEDKYLALRSK from the coding sequence ATGAGTAAGGTTAGATTTTATAACACCCCTTCAAGCTGGGAAATTGACGTCTCAGAAGTAGACCGTTGGTTGTCGACGGTTGCTTTAATGGAAGGTCTTCGTTTGGTAGAAATTTCCTATCGTTTTTTGTCAGATGATGAGATGCGTTTAGAGAATGTTCGCTTGCTCGAACATGACTACTACACCGATGTTATTACCTACGGAGAGGTGCGTGGAACGCGTATCTATGGTGATGTTATTGTTTCCTATGAGCGTATAACTGATAATGCTAATCGGTTAAATAACAGTCTTTTAGATGAAAGAGATCGTGTTTTTGTACACGCGCTTTTGCATTTGTGTGGTTATGACGATCAATCTGAAGTTGATCGACTGAAAATGAGAAAGTTAGAAGATAAGTATCTAGCTTTGCGATCTAAATAG